One genomic segment of Arthrobacter sp. zg-Y1110 includes these proteins:
- a CDS encoding BlaI/MecI/CopY family transcriptional regulator, translating into MATLGELERAMMDLLWESNEAATANELREKLAQREASADGKGLAVTTVLTVLSRLEKKSLVQRERDIRPHRYRAVTSRAEHTAELMHEALGTANDREAVLARFVGSVSDTEAEMLRRLLGA; encoded by the coding sequence ATGGCAACGCTCGGTGAGTTGGAACGCGCAATGATGGATCTGCTGTGGGAATCAAACGAAGCAGCCACCGCCAATGAACTCCGCGAGAAACTGGCGCAGCGTGAGGCTTCCGCTGACGGCAAGGGCCTCGCTGTCACCACCGTGCTGACCGTGCTGTCACGGCTGGAAAAGAAATCGCTGGTCCAGCGTGAACGCGACATCCGCCCCCACCGCTACCGTGCCGTGACCAGCCGGGCCGAACACACGGCCGAACTCATGCATGAAGCCCTCGGTACCGCCAATGACCGCGAAGCCGTGCTGGCCCGGTTCGTCGGTTCCGTCTCCGACACCGAGGCCGAAATGCTGCGCAGGCTGCTCGGCGCCTAG
- a CDS encoding cytochrome ubiquinol oxidase subunit I, with amino-acid sequence MEALDIARWQFGITTVYHFLMVPLTIGLGIVVAAMQTAWVRTGKEQYLRMTKFWGKLFLINFILGLATGLVQEFQFGMAWSEYSRFVGDVFGAPLALESLLAFFTESVFLGLWIFGWKRLPPKIHLACLWITTLASMLSAYFILAANSWMQHPVGVEMVDGRPVMNDIWAVLTNNTLLVAFPHTIFGAFAVAGGFLLGIAWYHLWKRRRDGIDTVDDRGYVVVGENAAIGRDKTDHAVWLRSLRIGAVVAMISFAGVAVSGDLQGKLMFEQQPMKMAAAEAACHDGTGFSVLSIGDPGAENCEDVDTLVEIPGMLSFLANGDFDTEIRGVNTLLEEYRDAYGTNLPDNEMYGTNSGMEIDYTPNFAVTYWGFRIMIGFGSVAAVAAAYALWAVRKGTVPESKWLMRLAVFGILAPFGANSAGWIFTEMGRQPFVVAPNPTGTDGVFMFTAAAVSPGVSMAELLFSVITFTVVYLALLIVEVRLLFKFVRGGVPAAMPDLLHGDDGGTGGLDSAGGDPDGSPGKKKHDVLDFAY; translated from the coding sequence GTGGAAGCACTGGATATCGCCCGGTGGCAGTTCGGCATCACGACCGTCTACCACTTCCTCATGGTCCCGCTGACCATTGGGCTGGGGATTGTGGTGGCAGCCATGCAGACAGCCTGGGTGCGCACCGGCAAAGAACAATACCTGCGAATGACGAAGTTCTGGGGAAAGCTGTTCCTCATTAACTTCATCCTGGGCCTGGCCACCGGCCTGGTTCAGGAGTTCCAGTTCGGGATGGCCTGGAGCGAGTACAGCCGCTTCGTCGGCGACGTCTTCGGCGCCCCGCTGGCACTGGAATCACTGTTGGCGTTCTTCACCGAATCAGTGTTCCTGGGATTGTGGATCTTCGGCTGGAAGAGGTTGCCCCCGAAGATCCATCTGGCGTGCCTGTGGATCACCACGCTCGCCTCCATGCTCTCGGCCTACTTCATCCTCGCCGCTAACTCCTGGATGCAGCACCCCGTGGGCGTGGAAATGGTGGACGGCCGCCCGGTCATGAACGACATCTGGGCCGTCCTGACCAACAACACCCTCCTCGTCGCGTTCCCGCACACAATCTTCGGTGCCTTCGCCGTTGCCGGCGGGTTCCTACTCGGCATCGCCTGGTACCACCTCTGGAAGCGGCGCCGCGACGGCATCGACACCGTGGATGACCGGGGCTACGTGGTGGTTGGCGAAAACGCCGCAATCGGCCGCGACAAGACCGACCACGCCGTGTGGCTGCGCTCCCTGCGCATCGGCGCCGTCGTTGCCATGATCTCCTTCGCCGGCGTCGCCGTCAGCGGTGACCTGCAGGGCAAGCTCATGTTTGAGCAGCAGCCCATGAAGATGGCGGCCGCGGAAGCGGCGTGCCATGACGGCACCGGCTTCTCCGTCCTGTCCATCGGTGACCCCGGCGCGGAGAACTGTGAAGACGTGGACACCCTGGTCGAAATCCCGGGCATGCTGTCCTTCCTCGCCAACGGCGACTTCGACACCGAAATCCGGGGGGTAAACACCCTGCTGGAGGAGTACCGCGACGCCTACGGCACGAACCTGCCGGACAACGAAATGTACGGCACCAACTCCGGCATGGAAATCGACTACACGCCGAACTTCGCCGTCACCTACTGGGGCTTCCGCATCATGATCGGCTTCGGCAGTGTTGCCGCCGTCGCCGCCGCCTACGCCCTGTGGGCGGTCCGCAAGGGCACCGTCCCCGAGTCCAAATGGCTGATGCGCCTGGCCGTCTTCGGCATCCTGGCACCGTTCGGCGCCAACTCCGCAGGCTGGATCTTCACCGAAATGGGCCGCCAGCCGTTTGTGGTGGCTCCGAACCCCACCGGTACCGACGGCGTCTTCATGTTCACCGCCGCAGCCGTCTCGCCGGGTGTGAGCATGGCGGAACTGCTGTTCTCCGTCATCACCTTCACCGTCGTGTACCTGGCCCTGCTGATCGTGGAGGTGCGGCTGCTGTTCAAGTTCGTCCGCGGCGGCGTTCCGGCAGCGATGCCTGACCTGCTGCACGGCGACGACGGCGGCACGGGCGGCCTGGACTCCGCCGGCGGCGATCCCGACGGCAGCCCCGGAAAGAAGAAGCATGATGTCCTCGACTTTGCCTACTAA
- a CDS encoding M56 family metallopeptidase, whose amino-acid sequence MFWASYALAALAIVLAWPVPILLSRAAWPARSPFTAMVLWQAIALAGGLSMIGAMLTWGLEPLGDNLLAGLHGLWRILLQGAPASTLGLVHVFALSAAMLLSAHLVFTLLLTYYRILRGRHRHRDMLNLLSSPSADTPATLVIQHPTPVAYCLPGGARSVTVLSDGLLNMLSEDELSAVLTHERAHLAQHHHLLLWAFAAWRAALPWLPTSMLAQHSVNELIEMLADDEALRKVDRMTLVRAVAIVGSGSPAAPGAPTPPADPQGRLRGTSPLALGAPEGSEPLGIAGRLSRLLTPQPPLPRWQQWSVLCLSALLLAVPTTLLIAPGLLD is encoded by the coding sequence GTGTTCTGGGCCTCCTATGCATTGGCGGCGCTGGCGATCGTGCTGGCGTGGCCCGTTCCGATTCTTCTCTCGCGGGCAGCCTGGCCGGCCCGCTCCCCCTTCACCGCAATGGTTCTGTGGCAGGCGATAGCCCTTGCGGGCGGCCTGTCCATGATCGGAGCCATGCTTACCTGGGGCCTGGAGCCGCTCGGGGACAATCTCCTGGCCGGACTCCACGGCTTGTGGCGCATCCTTCTGCAGGGCGCTCCGGCCAGCACCCTCGGACTGGTCCACGTTTTCGCACTCAGCGCCGCAATGTTGCTGAGTGCCCACCTGGTATTCACCCTGCTGCTGACGTACTACCGGATCCTCCGCGGCCGGCATCGGCACCGGGACATGCTCAACCTGCTCAGTTCCCCTTCCGCTGACACGCCTGCCACCCTGGTCATCCAGCATCCAACCCCGGTGGCCTACTGCCTGCCCGGCGGTGCACGGTCCGTCACGGTCCTCTCTGACGGACTGTTGAACATGCTCTCCGAGGATGAGCTTTCCGCGGTGCTCACCCATGAACGCGCCCATCTGGCCCAGCACCACCACCTGCTGCTGTGGGCCTTCGCGGCCTGGCGTGCGGCCCTGCCTTGGCTGCCGACATCAATGCTGGCCCAGCACTCGGTCAATGAGCTGATCGAGATGCTCGCCGATGACGAGGCGCTGCGGAAGGTGGACCGGATGACACTCGTCCGCGCCGTGGCAATTGTCGGGTCCGGGTCCCCCGCCGCACCCGGGGCACCGACGCCTCCGGCCGATCCGCAGGGCCGCCTGCGCGGGACGTCCCCGCTCGCTCTGGGTGCACCCGAGGGGTCAGAGCCGCTGGGTATTGCCGGCAGGCTCAGCCGGTTGCTCACACCGCAGCCACCCCTGCCCCGCTGGCAGCAGTGGAGCGTGCTGTGCCTCTCGGCCCTGCTGCTGGCAGTACCGACCACCCTGCTGATCGCCCCGGGGCTGCTGGATTAG